A region of Leptidea sinapis chromosome 4, ilLepSina1.1, whole genome shotgun sequence DNA encodes the following proteins:
- the LOC126980020 gene encoding polyamine-transporting ATPase 13A3-like isoform X1 — protein MSFEEDDIQPLIRYGSIERNDIFIEFTSQNINADPEFEQVVFGYKTSRWRTYVTYFFSIITCGLPFLVFHWVPKLLLYATSVRSCFQIADQVMVVETYQKKCKSFYIHKILNKNITNSSGLLNEGFEDEVETEKAKIENAEGLHTPIHLDDGIDLNVNEFRYFRHKKQCLVWDEARAKWARLAGVENTTCARLHAFGSAPPSASRRLRMFNIYGLNEIKVPVQSVLTLIVLEVFNPFYVFQLFTIAVWLAEPYYYYCLAVVLMSTFGVATSVIQTKKNQENLRATVDAHDTVQLWGGRVVDSKALCPGDVIVLPAHGCMMHCDAALLTGSAILNESMLTGESVPVSKTALQRIDKQFSLKEHNSNVLFCGTRVIQTRYYNNEPVKALVLRTGYNTSKGQLVRSILYPVPADFKFDRDSYKFIFILACIALLGLIYTVALKAYRSLTVRDIIIKALDIITIVVPPALPAAMTVGRLYAVARLKRARVSCLNTRAVNVSGSLDCMCFDKVGSRCC, from the exons ATGAGCTTCGAAGAGGACGATATTCAACCACTCATACGGTATGGATCAATTGAACGTAATGATATATTCATCGAATTTACTAGTCAGAATATAAATGCAGATCCAGAGTTTGAACAG GTGGTGTTTGGATACAAAACCAGCAGATGGAGGACTTATGTCACATATTTCTTCTCTATAATAACATGTGGATTACCATTTCTGGTCTTCCATTGGGTGCCAAAGTTGCTTCTGTATGCGACTTCTGTTCGAAGCTGCTTTCAAATAGCTGACCAAGTTATGGTTGTT GAAACATATCAGAAGAAAtgtaaaagtttttatatacataaaatattgaacAAGAATATAACAAATTCAAG CGGTTTATTGAATGAAGGTTTCGAAGATGAGGTGGAAACTGAAAAAGCTAAAATTGAAAATGCCGAAGGGCTGCATACACCAATCCATTTGGACGATGGTATCGACTTAA ATGTGAATGAGTTCCGATACTTTCGTCACAAGAAGCAGTGTCTCGTATGGGACGAAGCGCGCGCGAAATGGGCTCGACTTGCGGGCGTGGAGAACACTACGTGCGCGCGGCTACACGCGTTCGGATCCGCGCCGCCGAGTGCGAGTCGGCGACTTAGAAT GTTTAATATATACGGCCTGAACGAGATTAAAGTGCCCGTGCAGTCTGTACTAACTCTAATAGTATTGGAAGTGTTCAATCCGTTCTACGTGTTCCAATTGTTCACGATCGCCGTTTGGCTGGCGGAGCCTTATTACTACTACTGCCTCGCCGTCGTGCTCATGTCGACGTTCGGTGTTGCCACATCTGTGATACAGACTAAGAAG aaCCAAGAGAATCTTCGTGCGACGGTGGACGCGCACGACACAGTACAGCTGTGGGGCGGTCGCGTCGTGGACAGCAAGGCTTTATGTCCCGGTGACGTCATAGTGTTACCAGCGCATGGCTGCATGATGCACTGTGACGCGGCGTTACTCACGGGCTCTGCCATACTCAATGAGAGCATGTTGACAG GTGAATCAGTGCCGGTATCAAAGACAGCGTTACAGCGAATCGACAAGCAGTTCAGCCTGAAGGAACACAACTCCAACGTCCTGTTCTGTGGTACCAGGGTGATCCAGACGAGATACTACAACAACGAACCTGTCAA AGCTCTGGTACTTCGTACGGGGTACAACACCAGTAAAGGTCAACTCGTGCGCAGCATTCTGTACCCGGTTCCAGCCGATTTCAAATTTGACAGAGattcatataaatttatatttatactggCCTGTATCGCTTTACTGGGACTTATATATACTGTTGCATTAAAG GCGTACAGATCGCTAACAGTacgcgatataataataaaggcgCTGGACATAATCACGATCGTCGTGCCGCCGGCGTTGCCCGCCGCCATGACAGTTGGTCGCTTGTACGCCGTCGCTCGACTGAAACGGGCGCGAGTATCCTGCCTCAACACCAGGGCTGTCAACGTCAGCGGCTCGCTTGATTGCATGTGTTTTGATAAG GTTGGTAGCCGTTGCTGTTAA
- the LOC126980021 gene encoding DNA-directed RNA polymerases I, II, and III subunit RPABC5, with protein MIIPVRCFTCGKVIGNKWEAYLGLLQAEYTEGDALDALGLKRYCCRRMLLGHVDLIEKLLNYAPLEK; from the exons ATGATAATTCCCGTTCGATGTTTTACTTGTGGAAAAGTTATTGGGAATAAGTGGGAGGCATATTTGGGTTTATTACAAGCGGAATACACTGAAGG tgATGCTTTGGACGCACTGGGACTGAAAAGATATTGCTGCCGAAGAATGCTGTTAGGACATGTAGATCTGATTGAGAAGTTACTTAACTATGCCCCATTGGAGAAATAA
- the LOC126980020 gene encoding polyamine-transporting ATPase 13A3-like isoform X2, protein MTISMEQHINHEDSQMVVFGYKTSRWRTYVTYFFSIITCGLPFLVFHWVPKLLLYATSVRSCFQIADQVMVVETYQKKCKSFYIHKILNKNITNSSGLLNEGFEDEVETEKAKIENAEGLHTPIHLDDGIDLNVNEFRYFRHKKQCLVWDEARAKWARLAGVENTTCARLHAFGSAPPSASRRLRMFNIYGLNEIKVPVQSVLTLIVLEVFNPFYVFQLFTIAVWLAEPYYYYCLAVVLMSTFGVATSVIQTKKNQENLRATVDAHDTVQLWGGRVVDSKALCPGDVIVLPAHGCMMHCDAALLTGSAILNESMLTGESVPVSKTALQRIDKQFSLKEHNSNVLFCGTRVIQTRYYNNEPVKALVLRTGYNTSKGQLVRSILYPVPADFKFDRDSYKFIFILACIALLGLIYTVALKAYRSLTVRDIIIKALDIITIVVPPALPAAMTVGRLYAVARLKRARVSCLNTRAVNVSGSLDCMCFDKVGSRCC, encoded by the exons ATGACAATATCCATGGAGCAACATATAAATCACGAAGACAGTCAAATG GTGGTGTTTGGATACAAAACCAGCAGATGGAGGACTTATGTCACATATTTCTTCTCTATAATAACATGTGGATTACCATTTCTGGTCTTCCATTGGGTGCCAAAGTTGCTTCTGTATGCGACTTCTGTTCGAAGCTGCTTTCAAATAGCTGACCAAGTTATGGTTGTT GAAACATATCAGAAGAAAtgtaaaagtttttatatacataaaatattgaacAAGAATATAACAAATTCAAG CGGTTTATTGAATGAAGGTTTCGAAGATGAGGTGGAAACTGAAAAAGCTAAAATTGAAAATGCCGAAGGGCTGCATACACCAATCCATTTGGACGATGGTATCGACTTAA ATGTGAATGAGTTCCGATACTTTCGTCACAAGAAGCAGTGTCTCGTATGGGACGAAGCGCGCGCGAAATGGGCTCGACTTGCGGGCGTGGAGAACACTACGTGCGCGCGGCTACACGCGTTCGGATCCGCGCCGCCGAGTGCGAGTCGGCGACTTAGAAT GTTTAATATATACGGCCTGAACGAGATTAAAGTGCCCGTGCAGTCTGTACTAACTCTAATAGTATTGGAAGTGTTCAATCCGTTCTACGTGTTCCAATTGTTCACGATCGCCGTTTGGCTGGCGGAGCCTTATTACTACTACTGCCTCGCCGTCGTGCTCATGTCGACGTTCGGTGTTGCCACATCTGTGATACAGACTAAGAAG aaCCAAGAGAATCTTCGTGCGACGGTGGACGCGCACGACACAGTACAGCTGTGGGGCGGTCGCGTCGTGGACAGCAAGGCTTTATGTCCCGGTGACGTCATAGTGTTACCAGCGCATGGCTGCATGATGCACTGTGACGCGGCGTTACTCACGGGCTCTGCCATACTCAATGAGAGCATGTTGACAG GTGAATCAGTGCCGGTATCAAAGACAGCGTTACAGCGAATCGACAAGCAGTTCAGCCTGAAGGAACACAACTCCAACGTCCTGTTCTGTGGTACCAGGGTGATCCAGACGAGATACTACAACAACGAACCTGTCAA AGCTCTGGTACTTCGTACGGGGTACAACACCAGTAAAGGTCAACTCGTGCGCAGCATTCTGTACCCGGTTCCAGCCGATTTCAAATTTGACAGAGattcatataaatttatatttatactggCCTGTATCGCTTTACTGGGACTTATATATACTGTTGCATTAAAG GCGTACAGATCGCTAACAGTacgcgatataataataaaggcgCTGGACATAATCACGATCGTCGTGCCGCCGGCGTTGCCCGCCGCCATGACAGTTGGTCGCTTGTACGCCGTCGCTCGACTGAAACGGGCGCGAGTATCCTGCCTCAACACCAGGGCTGTCAACGTCAGCGGCTCGCTTGATTGCATGTGTTTTGATAAG GTTGGTAGCCGTTGCTGTTAA